A genome region from Tolypothrix sp. PCC 7712 includes the following:
- a CDS encoding protein-glutamate methylesterase/protein-glutamine glutaminase, which produces MPKIRVLVVDDAVVVRSRVSKILSHDAELEVVDVAANGRIALAKIPYVNPDVIILDVEMPDLNGLETLAAIRQSYPQLPVIMFSTSTRIGATATLEALSLGASDYATKPSNLGSMEATTKHIREELIPKIKLFGAGISVVSPAITVNHADVPPQRPKIEQIDVIAIGVSTGGPNALAQILPELPGNLAVPILIVQHMPPMFTKLLAERLASKCQIAVDEAIPGAVLEPGKAWIAPGDFHMVVQRHGNMVRIDTHKDPPENSCRPAVDVLLRSVAEVYGGRSLAVILTGMGQDGLQGCQHIREVGGKILAQDKASSVVWGMPGFVVNAGLADQIVPLDQMAGEIMRRVRYNQVPILGL; this is translated from the coding sequence ATGCCCAAAATCCGGGTGCTCGTAGTTGATGATGCTGTTGTTGTACGGAGTCGCGTTAGTAAGATTCTGTCGCACGATGCTGAGTTGGAGGTGGTGGATGTGGCGGCTAATGGACGTATTGCACTCGCGAAGATTCCCTATGTGAATCCTGATGTGATTATTTTGGATGTGGAAATGCCAGATTTGAATGGTTTGGAAACTCTGGCGGCGATTCGCCAAAGTTATCCGCAGTTACCTGTAATCATGTTCAGCACTTCTACGCGCATAGGAGCAACTGCAACCTTAGAAGCTCTGTCTTTGGGTGCTTCAGATTATGCCACCAAACCTAGTAATTTAGGAAGTATGGAGGCAACTACCAAACATATCCGCGAGGAATTAATTCCTAAAATTAAGCTCTTTGGTGCCGGAATTAGTGTAGTTTCCCCAGCAATTACAGTTAACCATGCAGATGTTCCTCCCCAGCGTCCGAAAATAGAGCAAATAGATGTCATTGCAATTGGGGTGTCTACAGGAGGGCCAAATGCTTTAGCGCAAATACTTCCTGAACTTCCTGGGAATTTAGCAGTTCCCATCCTGATTGTGCAACATATGCCGCCCATGTTTACAAAACTGTTAGCTGAAAGATTAGCTTCTAAATGTCAAATCGCCGTAGATGAAGCGATTCCCGGCGCAGTCTTAGAACCTGGAAAAGCGTGGATTGCACCTGGAGACTTCCACATGGTAGTACAACGGCATGGCAATATGGTGAGAATCGATACTCATAAAGACCCACCAGAAAATTCCTGTCGTCCTGCTGTTGATGTTTTATTACGCTCAGTTGCAGAAGTCTATGGAGGGCGATCGCTTGCCGTTATACTGACAGGCATGGGGCAAGATGGATTACAAGGTTGTCAGCACATTCGCGAAGTTGGCGGTAAAATCTTAGCTCAGGACAAAGCTTCTAGTGTAGTGTGGGGGATGCCAGGTTTCGTTGTCAATGCTGGACTAGCTGATCAAATTGTACCCCTCGACCAAATGGCAGGTGAAATTATGCGCCGAGTTCGTTACAATCAAGTTCCGATTTTAGGTCTGTAA
- a CDS encoding CheR family methyltransferase has product MKQTMGVSTTDFDFIRDLVYRHSAVVLSADKTYLAELYLQPITTSLGFTKIADLVNYLRNQTFNHIHTQVIEALVTNETSFFRDIYPFETLQKFVLPELIKKRAIARSLNIWCAACSHGQEPYSIAMLMREHFPLLANWSVKLIASDFSQKALTKARQGRYNQLEIQRGLPKNLCDRYFHKVDNEWQILDNFIKMVEFQQINLVKTWPSLPKSDVIFLRNVLIYFDIPTKKALLNKIKQQLSSDGYLFLGNAETTINLDASFERVQFNKGICYRLQQ; this is encoded by the coding sequence ATGAAACAGACGATGGGTGTAAGCACTACTGATTTTGATTTTATCCGAGACTTAGTTTATCGTCATTCGGCAGTTGTGTTGTCTGCTGATAAAACCTATTTAGCAGAATTATATTTACAGCCAATTACAACCTCTCTAGGATTTACAAAAATTGCTGATTTAGTCAATTACCTGCGTAACCAAACTTTTAATCATATTCACACCCAGGTAATTGAAGCTTTAGTGACTAATGAAACATCTTTTTTCCGTGATATTTACCCTTTTGAAACGCTGCAAAAATTTGTTTTACCAGAGTTAATCAAAAAAAGAGCGATCGCGCGATCGCTAAATATTTGGTGTGCAGCCTGTTCTCATGGACAGGAACCTTATAGCATTGCCATGTTGATGCGCGAACATTTTCCCCTATTAGCCAATTGGTCTGTAAAGCTAATTGCTAGCGACTTTTCCCAAAAAGCCTTAACCAAAGCGCGCCAAGGACGTTATAACCAACTAGAAATTCAGCGAGGACTACCAAAAAATTTGTGCGATCGCTATTTTCACAAAGTCGATAATGAATGGCAAATTCTTGATAATTTCATCAAGATGGTGGAATTTCAGCAAATCAATCTTGTCAAAACTTGGCCATCCCTTCCCAAATCTGATGTGATATTTTTACGCAATGTTTTAATTTACTTTGATATCCCCACTAAAAAAGCTTTACTAAACAAAATTAAGCAGCAATTAAGTTCAGATGGCTATTTATTTCTAGGTAACGCAGAAACCACCATTAACCTAGATGCGTCATTTGAACGTGTGCAATTTAATAAAGGTATTTGTTATCGATTACAACAATAA